In a genomic window of Deltaproteobacteria bacterium:
- a CDS encoding FxsA family protein, whose product MRLLRLLAVFTIIPLIEILLLLEVGTRIGTLNTLFLILLTGLVGAYLMHIQGFAVLGEIQNDLARGVPPARKILEGALVLAGGILLLTPGFFTDGIGMLLLVPQTRRCLLKKIQRAIEKRIHSHIMA is encoded by the coding sequence ATGAGGTTGCTCCGTCTGTTGGCTGTCTTCACCATTATCCCCCTGATCGAGATCCTGCTCCTTCTTGAGGTGGGAACGCGGATCGGAACTCTCAATACCCTTTTCCTGATCCTTTTGACAGGCCTCGTGGGCGCCTATCTCATGCACATTCAGGGTTTTGCCGTTCTCGGTGAAATCCAGAACGACCTCGCCAGGGGGGTTCCCCCGGCCCGAAAGATCCTCGAAGGTGCCCTTGTGCTGGCAGGAGGGATCCTGCTTCTCACACCGGGGTTCTTCACAGACGGCATAGGTATGCTCCTCCTGGTCCCCCAAACCAGGCGCTGCCTTCTGAAAAAGATCCAGAGGGCGATTGAAAAGAGGATCCACTCCCACATCATGGCCTGA
- the rsmI gene encoding 16S rRNA (cytidine(1402)-2'-O)-methyltransferase: MKTNPDAQGILYVVATPLGNPEDITFRAIRILKQVDLIAAEDTRTTARLLRHYGIKTPQTSYFEHNEPRKAETLLARLKEGKTIALVSEAGTPGISDPGFRLIRLAIRDQIPVKPIPGPSALLAALSVSGLPTDSFLFLGFLPNRATRRRKAIERWREWDRTLVLYESPHRLVATLKDLLEILGDREIAVARELTKSFEEVLRGTIGDVLEEFNRRRVKGEFTLVVAGTERRKKPLTRTSTGK, translated from the coding sequence ATGAAGACAAACCCAGATGCACAGGGAATCCTTTATGTGGTGGCCACACCCCTGGGAAACCCGGAGGACATAACCTTCCGGGCCATCCGGATACTGAAGCAGGTCGACCTGATCGCGGCAGAGGATACCCGTACAACAGCAAGATTGCTCCGTCACTATGGAATCAAGACGCCTCAAACGTCCTATTTCGAACACAACGAGCCGAGAAAGGCCGAAACCCTCCTCGCCCGGCTCAAAGAGGGAAAGACGATCGCCTTGGTGTCGGAAGCCGGCACACCTGGAATCTCGGATCCGGGGTTCCGCCTGATCCGTCTTGCCATACGCGACCAGATCCCAGTAAAACCCATCCCGGGGCCCTCTGCCCTCCTTGCGGCCCTCAGCGTATCCGGCCTTCCTACCGACAGCTTTCTTTTCCTCGGCTTCCTCCCGAACAGGGCAACGCGGCGCAGGAAGGCCATCGAAAGATGGAGGGAATGGGACCGGACCCTGGTCCTCTACGAATCTCCCCACCGTCTCGTCGCAACCCTCAAGGATCTTCTGGAAATCCTCGGCGATCGTGAGATCGCCGTGGCCCGGGAACTCACCAAATCCTTTGAAGAGGTTTTGAGGGGGACTATCGGCGATGTCCTCGAAGAATTCAACAGGAGAAGGGTAAAGGGAGAGTTCACCCTCGTGGTGGCAGGAACGGAGAGGAGGAAGAAACCCCTCACCAGGACTTCCACGGGAAAATGA
- a CDS encoding fused MFS/spermidine synthase produces the protein MKNTLLFAILVVGFVATAGQILLIRELIVIFCGHELSTGIVLASWLMWTALGSMGLGRFVDRIRRKNLVFFFGQLFLSFALPLSILSLRYAKTLWGIPPGEIIGLLGMLTLSFSFLAPFCLVSGFLFPLACAILDETMGMKAGSVALSYLYEAFGAALGGLLFTYLFLGRLNPVQIALMVSLLLCLSGLFLIGKNTMKTSLSARRFVTLLTLFAIGGEAYALTRANLLDRKTRGLQWGGFRLIESKDTVYGNIAFLSRDEQVSLYENGLWVFSYPDPLTSEESVHYALLQHPAPRRVLLIGGGVSSCLSQILKHPSIQTVDYVELDPAVIRLGRAYLPPGAVHSLGDQRVRIHYTDGRTFIKKASGRYDVIIINLPDPMTAQLNRFYTVEFLREAARVMTPEGVLSLSATSSENIIGPTLAQYLRSVYRTMKEVFPEIIVFPGATARFFGSSHGKMVSDPRLLVDRIRQRHLRLRFVREYYIIFNLSKDRQEYLRSFLEGDLAAAPTSHDLKPVCYFYDAVHWSAQYEPFFKGVFLRLARVRLWEILCGLGLITLALSPFAARPGEWSGKRAAILPAVLASGWTEMTLEVVLLLAFQVFYGFLYEKLGLIIAGFMIGLVTGSWTMTRTLLKMKNPLKNLIALQLGLACYGLVVLLVVLVLQGLPKLSGNFLVIEILFPFLTGVAGFLGGLHFPLANRIYLGESTRLAATAGLVNGIDLVGSSAGALLAGVVLLPVFGIPQTLCFISALNLSAVFLLVLAKRTHPSWDGQPRDPILSTAEPQA, from the coding sequence ATGAAAAACACCCTGCTCTTTGCCATACTTGTCGTCGGTTTCGTTGCGACCGCCGGCCAGATCCTGCTGATCCGGGAGCTCATCGTGATCTTCTGCGGCCATGAGCTCTCAACCGGGATCGTGTTGGCGTCCTGGCTGATGTGGACAGCTCTGGGCAGCATGGGCCTGGGAAGATTCGTGGACCGGATCCGGCGGAAAAACCTCGTCTTCTTCTTCGGCCAGCTCTTCCTCTCCTTTGCACTCCCCCTTTCCATCCTGTCTCTCCGTTACGCCAAGACTCTCTGGGGGATACCTCCGGGAGAGATTATCGGCTTGCTCGGTATGTTGACCCTCAGTTTCTCCTTTCTCGCACCGTTCTGCCTGGTTTCCGGTTTCCTCTTCCCCCTTGCCTGTGCGATTCTCGACGAAACGATGGGGATGAAGGCCGGATCCGTTGCTCTCTCTTACCTCTACGAGGCCTTTGGAGCCGCCTTGGGTGGTCTTCTGTTCACCTATCTTTTTCTGGGCAGGCTCAATCCCGTCCAGATCGCCCTGATGGTATCTCTCCTCCTGTGCCTTTCCGGCCTTTTCCTGATAGGGAAAAACACGATGAAAACCTCACTGTCTGCCCGGAGATTCGTCACCCTCCTGACTCTCTTCGCCATCGGGGGAGAGGCCTATGCTCTCACCCGGGCAAACCTGTTGGACCGCAAAACCAGGGGTCTCCAGTGGGGTGGCTTCCGGCTCATCGAGTCGAAGGACACCGTTTATGGAAACATCGCCTTTCTCTCCAGAGACGAGCAGGTCAGCCTCTATGAGAACGGGCTCTGGGTGTTTTCCTACCCTGATCCCCTTACCTCCGAGGAGTCGGTCCACTATGCCCTGCTCCAGCACCCGGCTCCGAGACGGGTGCTCCTGATCGGCGGTGGAGTCTCGAGCTGTCTCTCTCAAATCCTCAAACACCCATCCATACAGACGGTCGACTATGTTGAGCTCGACCCCGCCGTGATCCGGCTCGGCAGGGCCTACCTGCCCCCGGGCGCGGTTCACTCTCTGGGCGATCAGAGGGTCAGGATCCACTACACCGACGGGAGGACCTTCATAAAGAAAGCCTCCGGCCGCTACGACGTGATCATCATCAACCTCCCGGACCCAATGACAGCCCAGCTCAACCGCTTCTACACGGTAGAGTTCCTGAGAGAGGCAGCGAGGGTCATGACCCCCGAGGGAGTCCTTTCTCTCTCAGCAACCTCTTCGGAGAATATCATCGGACCAACCCTGGCCCAGTATCTCAGGTCGGTCTATCGAACAATGAAAGAGGTTTTCCCGGAGATCATCGTCTTTCCAGGGGCGACTGCCCGCTTCTTTGGATCCAGCCACGGGAAAATGGTTTCAGATCCCCGTCTCCTGGTGGACCGCATCCGGCAGAGGCATCTCAGGCTCCGGTTTGTCCGGGAGTATTACATCATCTTCAATCTCTCCAAGGACCGGCAGGAATACCTGCGGTCTTTTCTGGAAGGCGATCTGGCTGCCGCCCCGACCAGCCACGATCTGAAGCCTGTCTGCTACTTCTATGATGCGGTCCACTGGAGCGCCCAATATGAACCCTTTTTCAAGGGGGTATTTCTCAGGCTCGCCAGGGTCCGCCTGTGGGAGATCCTGTGTGGGCTCGGGTTGATCACACTGGCCCTCTCCCCTTTTGCCGCCAGGCCGGGGGAATGGTCCGGCAAGAGGGCCGCTATTCTCCCCGCCGTCCTGGCCTCCGGATGGACGGAGATGACCCTTGAGGTGGTCCTGCTCCTCGCCTTCCAGGTATTCTACGGGTTTCTCTATGAGAAGTTGGGATTGATCATAGCAGGATTTATGATCGGGCTGGTGACGGGAAGCTGGACCATGACGCGGACGCTTCTCAAGATGAAGAACCCCCTGAAAAATCTGATCGCCCTCCAGTTGGGGCTGGCATGTTACGGCCTGGTCGTCCTCCTGGTGGTCCTGGTGCTCCAAGGCCTGCCGAAACTATCCGGGAACTTCCTTGTCATCGAAATCCTCTTCCCATTTCTCACCGGGGTTGCCGGTTTTCTGGGAGGTCTCCATTTCCCCCTGGCAAACCGCATCTATCTGGGAGAGAGCACCCGGCTCGCTGCAACAGCAGGGCTGGTAAACGGGATCGACC